GAGCTCTCCCTGCGCCATGGTCCTTGAGTCTGTCGAGACGCCGGTCGGCTTAAGGGTCAAATCCTCAAGGCCCAGAGGGGTGCCTGAAGTTGCCTTGATTATCTCTTCAAGGGAGAGCATCAACGGCCTCCTTCGCGACTTCCTTGTCGTCGAAGTGAATCTTTTCTGTTCCGAGAATCTGATAATCTTCATGACCTTTGCCTGCAACGAGAAGCACGTCGTCCTTTTCTAGAAATCTTACCGCTGCGTGTATGGCTTCCCTGCGGTCAACGATGACAGTATTGTTATTCCCGTCAACCCCCGCAAGAATCTCTCTGATAATTTCATCAGGATTCTCCGTGCGCGGGTTATCCGACGTGACGAATACGTAATCGGAGAGGCCGGAAGCGATTCTGCCCATCATCGGACGCTTTCCCTTATCCCTGTCTCCGCCGCATCCGAAAAGGGTGATAACGCGGCGCGGAGCAAGCTCTCTGGCAGATTTTATTAGGCGCTCGAGTGCATCCGGTGTGTGGGCGTAGTCCACAAAGATGAAAAAACCCTTGTCGTTCTCAACCTCCTCGAACCTGCCCGGAACGCATTTAAGAGCTTCAACGCCTATCTTCAATGTTTCTGGTTCGATACCCAGAGTGAGGGCGGCTCCTGATGCAGCGGCAAGATTGCTTATGTTGTGGCCACCCGGGAGCCCCAGGAAGCAGGGGAGAGCCAGACCTCGATAATGTATTACGGCTGCCGAACCTTTGATGGTCGAGTATTCGAGTTCCACCCACAAATCGGCTCCTCTTCCGGAGGTTGAGTAGGAAACTACCCTTTTTCCATTGAGTCTTTCAATAAGCTCAAGACCTGTTTGATCGTCCGCGTTGACTATTGAAATACCCTCTTTCTTGATATTGTCAAACAGCTTGAATTTGGCCGCCTTGTAGGAGTTCATGTCTTTGTGAAAGTCAAGATGATCCTGGGTAAGGTTAGTGAATACGGCTATATCCACATCAAGCCCCCAGACCCTGTCCAATTCAAGAGAATGCGAAGAAATCTCCATTGCAACCGTGTCGCATCCTTTATCCTTCATCCCTTTTAGTATATTCCACAAATCAGCGCTTTCCGGAGTAGTATGCGAGAGCTTTTCCCAGCTCTCCCCGTTAAAAAAACCGGTTGTGCCGATGACTCCTGTTTTTCTGGAGCCGGCTCTTAATATACTCTCCAGAAGATACGTTATTGTAGTTTTTCCGTTGGTTCCAGTAACCCCAATGATAGTCATCTCCCGGTCAGGATATCCTGTAAAACATGCCGAGGCCTCAGCCAGAAACTTGCGGGCATCATTGATTTTAATTCTTGCTTTGAAATCCGGCAAGTCTTCAATTGATTCAGAAGCGATGGCCGCCGCGCCGCTTGCCGACGCTTCCTTAGCGAAACGGCGGCCATCGGTCCTAAGGCCTGTGATTGCTACGTACAAAGCTCCGTCTTGAACCGTTCTTGAATCATAACTCACCGACTTCAAATCAAGCTCCTGGCTGCCTTCATAACTTTCGAACCGTACGCGCTTGAGAAGCTCACCTAGCTTCATTGTGCAGTTCCTTCGCTTGCCGCAAGCGATTGCTGGTCTTCGAGAGCTTTTATCCGTATGTCCTGATATTTCGGGAGTCTCAAGGTGCGCTCCATAATATTCTTGAAACAAGGAGCGGCAATCTCTCCTGCGAAGCGACCCAGCGCGGGTTCGTCAATGA
This DNA window, taken from bacterium, encodes the following:
- a CDS encoding UDP-N-acetylmuramoyl-L-alanyl-D-glutamate--2,6-diaminopimelate ligase, which produces MKLGELLKRVRFESYEGSQELDLKSVSYDSRTVQDGALYVAITGLRTDGRRFAKEASASGAAAIASESIEDLPDFKARIKINDARKFLAEASACFTGYPDREMTIIGVTGTNGKTTITYLLESILRAGSRKTGVIGTTGFFNGESWEKLSHTTPESADLWNILKGMKDKGCDTVAMEISSHSLELDRVWGLDVDIAVFTNLTQDHLDFHKDMNSYKAAKFKLFDNIKKEGISIVNADDQTGLELIERLNGKRVVSYSTSGRGADLWVELEYSTIKGSAAVIHYRGLALPCFLGLPGGHNISNLAAASGAALTLGIEPETLKIGVEALKCVPGRFEEVENDKGFFIFVDYAHTPDALERLIKSARELAPRRVITLFGCGGDRDKGKRPMMGRIASGLSDYVFVTSDNPRTENPDEIIREILAGVDGNNNTVIVDRREAIHAAVRFLEKDDVLLVAGKGHEDYQILGTEKIHFDDKEVAKEAVDALP